From Thermomonas sp. XSG, one genomic window encodes:
- a CDS encoding iron-sulfur cluster assembly accessory protein produces the protein MAILLTDTARDRIRGYLDADPAALGLRFGVSRSGCSGWGYKVDMAREQGADDVVFDAGGVRIFVDAASLPQVDGTRIDFVKQGLNEQFTFDNPNVTGGCGCGSSFTTGLVQLA, from the coding sequence ATGGCCATTCTGCTGACCGACACCGCCCGCGACCGCATCCGCGGCTACCTTGATGCCGACCCCGCCGCCTTGGGCCTGCGCTTCGGCGTTTCCCGCAGCGGCTGCTCGGGCTGGGGCTACAAGGTGGACATGGCGCGCGAGCAGGGCGCGGACGACGTGGTGTTCGACGCCGGCGGCGTACGCATCTTCGTCGATGCCGCCAGCCTGCCGCAGGTGGACGGCACCCGCATCGACTTCGTGAAGCAGGGGTTGAACGAACAGTTCACCTTCGACAATCCCAATGTGACCGGCGGCTGCGGCTGCGGCTCCAGCTTCACCACCGGGCTGGTCCAACTGGCCTGA
- the rpsR gene encoding 30S ribosomal protein S18, which yields MSKFFRRRKFCKFTAEGVTEIDYKDLNTLRQYLTETGKIVPSRITGTKSKYQRQLQNAVKRARFLALIPYTDNHNV from the coding sequence ATGTCCAAGTTCTTCCGCCGCCGCAAGTTCTGCAAGTTCACTGCCGAGGGCGTGACCGAGATCGACTACAAGGATCTCAACACCCTGCGCCAGTACCTGACCGAGACCGGCAAGATCGTGCCGAGCCGCATCACCGGCACCAAGTCCAAGTACCAGCGCCAGCTGCAGAACGCCGTCAAGCGCGCTCGCTTCCTGGCTCTGATCCCGTACACGGACAACCACAACGTCTGA
- the asnS gene encoding asparagine--tRNA ligase, producing MTTISVAQALAGHVPEGGQVSVRGWVRTRRDSKAGLSFVNVSDGSCFAPIQVVAPDTLPNYESEVKHLTTGCAVICTGTLVKSQGQGQSFEVQASAVEVVGWVEDPLTYPMQPKQHSLEYLREFAHLRPRTNLFGAVTRIRHCLAQAVHRFFHERQFYWISTPIITTSDAEGAGQMFRVSTLDMANLPRDGKGNVDFSRDFFGKETFLTVSGQLNVEAYCLSLSKVYTFGPTFRAENSNTTRHLAEFWMIEPEIAFADLNDDANLAEDFLKYLFKAVLDERADDMAFIAERVQPDAITRLEKFINAPFERIDYTDAISLLQKSGRKFEFPVEWGLDLQTEHERWLTEEHVGRPVVVMNYPEQIKAFYMRINDDGRTVAAMDVLAPGIGEIIGGSQREERLDVLDARMAQFGLDPAHYGWYRDFRRYGTVPHAGFGLGFERLVVYVCGLANIRDAIAYPRAPGSAEF from the coding sequence ATGACGACGATCTCCGTGGCCCAGGCGCTGGCCGGGCACGTCCCGGAAGGCGGCCAGGTTTCCGTGCGCGGCTGGGTGCGCACGCGCCGTGACTCCAAGGCCGGATTGAGCTTCGTCAACGTCAGCGACGGCTCCTGCTTCGCGCCGATCCAGGTGGTGGCGCCGGACACCCTGCCCAACTACGAATCCGAGGTGAAGCACCTGACCACCGGCTGCGCGGTGATCTGCACCGGCACGCTGGTGAAGTCGCAGGGCCAGGGCCAGAGCTTCGAGGTGCAGGCCTCCGCCGTCGAGGTCGTCGGCTGGGTGGAAGACCCGCTGACCTACCCGATGCAGCCCAAGCAGCATTCGCTGGAGTACCTGCGCGAATTCGCCCACCTGCGCCCGCGCACCAACCTGTTCGGCGCCGTGACCCGCATCCGCCACTGCCTGGCGCAGGCGGTGCACCGCTTCTTCCACGAGCGCCAGTTCTACTGGATCAGCACGCCGATCATCACCACTTCCGATGCCGAGGGCGCCGGGCAGATGTTCCGCGTCTCCACCTTGGATATGGCCAACCTGCCGCGCGACGGCAAGGGCAACGTCGACTTCAGCCGCGACTTCTTCGGCAAGGAAACCTTCCTCACGGTGTCCGGCCAGCTCAACGTCGAGGCCTACTGCCTCAGCCTGAGCAAGGTCTACACCTTCGGCCCGACCTTCCGCGCAGAGAACAGCAACACCACGCGCCACCTGGCCGAGTTCTGGATGATCGAGCCGGAAATCGCCTTTGCCGACCTCAACGACGACGCCAACCTGGCCGAGGACTTCCTGAAGTACCTGTTCAAGGCGGTGCTGGACGAGCGCGCCGACGACATGGCCTTCATCGCCGAACGCGTGCAGCCCGACGCCATCACCCGCCTCGAAAAATTCATCAACGCACCGTTCGAGCGCATCGACTACACCGACGCGATCTCGCTGCTGCAGAAGTCCGGCAGGAAATTCGAATTCCCGGTCGAGTGGGGCCTGGACCTGCAGACCGAGCACGAGCGCTGGCTGACCGAAGAACACGTCGGCCGCCCGGTGGTGGTGATGAACTACCCCGAGCAGATCAAGGCGTTCTACATGCGCATCAACGACGACGGCAGGACCGTGGCGGCGATGGACGTGCTGGCGCCGGGCATCGGCGAGATCATCGGCGGCAGCCAGCGCGAGGAGCGCCTGGACGTGCTGGACGCGCGCATGGCGCAGTTCGGCCTCGACCCGGCCCATTACGGCTGGTACCGCGACTTCCGCCGCTACGGCACGGTGCCGCACGCCGGCTTCGGGCTGGGCTTCGAACGACTGGTGGTCTATGTGTGCGGGCTGGCGAACATCCGCGATGCGATCGCCTATCCGCGCGCGCCGGGCTCGGCGGAGTTCTGA
- the rplI gene encoding 50S ribosomal protein L9, protein MQLILLQKVTNLGNLGDKVDVKPGYGRNYLVPQGKAVPATAANLAEFEAKRAEYEAKAQATLDAASARQAKLADASVTVAANASTEGKLFGSVGPREIAEALTKQLGVEVNKSEVVMGEGPLRHTGEFEVLVHLHADIDTTVKVVVVPEAA, encoded by the coding sequence ATGCAACTGATCCTCCTGCAGAAGGTCACCAACCTCGGCAATCTCGGCGACAAGGTCGACGTGAAGCCGGGCTACGGCCGCAACTACCTGGTGCCGCAGGGCAAGGCCGTGCCGGCCACCGCCGCCAACCTGGCCGAGTTCGAGGCCAAGCGCGCCGAGTACGAAGCCAAGGCCCAGGCCACCCTGGATGCCGCTTCCGCGCGCCAGGCCAAGCTGGCCGATGCCAGCGTGACCGTGGCCGCCAACGCGTCCACCGAAGGCAAGCTGTTCGGTTCGGTCGGCCCGCGCGAAATCGCCGAGGCCCTGACCAAGCAGCTGGGCGTGGAAGTGAACAAGTCGGAAGTGGTGATGGGCGAAGGCCCGCTGCGCCACACCGGCGAGTTCGAGGTGCTGGTGCACCTGCACGCCGACATCGACACCACCGTCAAGGTGGTGGTGGTGCCGGAAGCCGCCTGA
- the rpsF gene encoding 30S ribosomal protein S6, giving the protein MRHYEIVFLVHPDQSEQVPAMIERYKGAIEAGNGKIHRLEDWGRRQLAYPIQNLVKAHYVLLNIEAEQSVLDELVDTFRFNDAILRHLVMRRDDAVTEQSLIMKNKDEKGDKPERRRRDDESDSAVGTGESDNAEAA; this is encoded by the coding sequence ATGCGTCACTATGAAATCGTGTTCCTGGTCCATCCGGACCAGAGCGAGCAGGTCCCGGCGATGATCGAGCGCTACAAGGGCGCCATCGAGGCCGGCAACGGCAAGATCCACCGCCTGGAAGACTGGGGCCGCCGCCAGCTGGCCTACCCGATCCAGAACCTGGTGAAGGCGCACTACGTGCTGCTGAACATCGAGGCCGAGCAGTCCGTGCTGGACGAGCTGGTCGACACGTTCCGCTTCAACGACGCGATCCTGCGCCACCTGGTCATGCGTCGCGACGACGCGGTGACCGAGCAGTCCCTGATCATGAAGAACAAGGACGAGAAGGGCGACAAGCCCGAGCGTCGCCGCCGCGACGACGAGAGCGACAGTGCCGTGGGCACTGGCGAATCCGATAACGCCGAAGCCGCCTGA